Proteins co-encoded in one Rhopalosiphum maidis isolate BTI-1 chromosome 2, ASM367621v3, whole genome shotgun sequence genomic window:
- the LOC113554131 gene encoding ras-related protein Rab-28-like, which yields MSVNAGDNLLIEKELKIVVIGEPSTGKSCIVSRYCHDDYTRQYIPSCGVEFYLKRTQIQGHNIRINIWDTSGSTNVLLKKYIYNADAIILVYDITDCVSFSAVSTWYNKAISVHYENVPTFALFSNKCDLEHKRSVAEEKQILFSKEFKIPISQSVSARTGENIMFAWQQLVAECLGLKLSKFDLEQHLVRPVKAEIETTANQYKTMISNQQQNMSSSICVIQ from the exons atgtCAGTAAATGCaggtgataatttattaattgaaaaagaattgaaaattgtagTAATAGGAGAACCATCTACAGGAAAg agTTGTATCGTGTCTAGATATTGCCATGATGATTACACAAGACAATATATACCATCATGTGGcgtagaattttatttaaaaagaacacAAATTCAAGGCCATAATATCAGAATCAATATTTGGGATACAAGTGGATCAACTaatgtactattaaaaaaatacatttataatgctgat gcaaTTATACTTGTGTATGATATAACAGACTGTGTTTCGTTTTCGGCTGTGTCGACATGGTACAATAAAGCAATAAGTGTTCATTATGAAAATGTACCAACGTTtgctttattttcaaataaat GTGATTTAGAACATAAAAGATCAGTTGCTGAAGAAAagcaaatattgttttcaaaagaatttaaaataccaatttCTCAATCAGTATCTGCACGCACTGGTGAAAAT ataatgtTTGCTTGGCAACAGTTAGTGGCTGAATGTTTGGGATTAAAACTTTCGAAGTTTGATTTAGAACAACATTTAGTAAGACCCGTGAAAGCAGAAATCGAAACTACGGCCAATCAGTATAAAACTATGATATCGAATCAACAGCAAAATATGTCTTCTTCAATTTGTGTTATTCaatga